AATCTGGTGCTGCATCTGCTCTATGGCGCAGCCCTCGGTGGCATCTACGCGCTGTCGGACCTCAGCGCCGTGGACGAAGGACTGAACGCCCACGAGGCGCAGGTCGAGAACGACGGCATCGCCTTCGGGCTGGTCGCGGGGTTCGCCTCCGGCATCGTCATCGGCGCGATTGTCAGCGCAATCATGTCCGACAACCTGGATACGGCCTTCAACGTCATGCTGGTGGGTGCCGCGTTCGGCAGCTTCATCGGCGGGATGGCTGGGCCGTTCCTGTCGATGGGTCGCGACATGCATCACGATGCGCAATAGCCGGGAGTGAATGGTGGGCGGCGTCTGCTTTGACGCCGCCCATGTTCGTGGATTCGATATGCCCTACAGGTGCGTGTCAAACCAGTCGAGCGTCCGCTGCCAACAGTCGCGGCGGTGCTCGGCGTGGCCGCCGCGGCGGAAGCCGTGCGACGCACCCGGGTAGCGGGCGAACTCCGTCTCGCAACCGGCCTTGGTCAGCGCGACGAACATCTGCTCGCCCTGCCCGATCGGGCAGCGCTCATCCGCTTCGCCGTGGATGATGAGAGTCGGCGTCGTTGCCCGATGCGCGAAGGTCGATGGCGAGTGCGCCGCGTACCACTCGGTCGAAACGTGCGGCTGGCCGCCCCACTGCAGTTCGCCGAAGACGTGGCTGATGTCGCTGGTGCCGTACATCGACTCCAGATCGAAGCACGGCGCGCCGCAGACCGCCGCCTTGAAGCGCTGCGTCTGGCCAATCGTCCAGGCGGTCATGTAGCCGCCATAGGAGTAGCCGGTGACGCCGGTACGCTCGGCATCGGCGTACGGGCGCTTCAGCACTTCATCAATCACGCCCATCAGATCCTGGAAATCCTCGCCGCCCCAGTCCTCGGTCACCATCTGGGTGAACGTGCGGCCGTATGAGCTGGAGCCGCGCGGGTTGCTGTAGACGACCAGGTATCCGGCAGTCGCCAGCACCTGATGGTTCGGTGACAGCGAATAGCCGTAGTGCCCGTTCGGTCCGCCGTGGATGTCCAGTACGACCGGATACTTCTTCGATTCATCGAAGTCAAACGGCTTGAGCAGCCAGGCCTCGATCGTCTGCCCGCCGCGTTCGACGTCAATGCGCTCCCAGAGCGCCGCCGGGTGCTCGGCCAGCACGTCGACGTTCGGGTCGACGATGATCGACTGCTCGCCGGACTGCATGTCGTAGACCGCAACTTGACCGGCGGCGTCCATCGCGTTACGCGTTTGCACGACGTAGCGATGAGCCGCATCGGTGCTCATGCCGCTGTGCTGCGCCTGCCACCAGACGACCCGCTCAACCGCACCACGCTCACTGTCGGCAACGTAGAGGCCGCTGCCACCGGCGCGCACGGCGTGGAACAGCACCTGCCGATCATCGAGCCAGACGGGCTGTGCCGGTGCGCCCTCCCAGGCACCGACCGGCAGACACTCGAGGTCGTCGGTAAGACGAGTCGTCTGGCCGCTCGCAACATCGTAGACGAACAGATCGGTTTGCCAGGTCATATCCGTATCGCCGCTGTAGAGAATGCGCTGACCATCCGGCGACCACGACCAGGTCGAGATGTTGCCATCCTCCGGTGTGATGTGCTCGACCGCGCCGGACTCCACGTCGATCAGCGCGAGCCGAGAGTGCATGCCATTCATCATTGACAGAGCCACGGCCAGCTGCTTGCCGTCCGGCGACCACTGCGGGCCGCCATGGTCGTTTGGCGTCGTCGTCAGGCGCTTGCGCTCGCCGCTCGCAACATCGACAACGAAAATCTGGTTGCGCTTGTCGCCAAGATACCCTCGACCATCCTGCTTGTAATCAATCCGTCGCGTCACGCGCACCGGCGGCGCGGCGTCAGCCTCCGGGGTGGCCTCATCGACATTGTCAGGGTCGACGACCGTCACGTAGGCGATCTGCGAGCCATCCGGCGACCAGGACAGGCTGGAGATGCCCTGCGCATGCCGCGTCAGCTCGCGCGCCTCGCCGCCGGACATCGACATCACGA
Above is a genomic segment from Thermomicrobiales bacterium containing:
- a CDS encoding S9 family peptidase; its protein translation is SLAQLWTCDRDGGNARQLTQTGERNSGARWSPDGTQIAFVSDRVSKSGLFVMSMSGGEARELTRHAQGISSLSWSPDGSQIAYVTVVDPDNVDEATPEADAAPPVRVTRRIDYKQDGRGYLGDKRNQIFVVDVASGERKRLTTTPNDHGGPQWSPDGKQLAVALSMMNGMHSRLALIDVESGAVEHITPEDGNISTWSWSPDGQRILYSGDTDMTWQTDLFVYDVASGQTTRLTDDLECLPVGAWEGAPAQPVWLDDRQVLFHAVRAGGSGLYVADSERGAVERVVWWQAQHSGMSTDAAHRYVVQTRNAMDAAGQVAVYDMQSGEQSIIVDPNVDVLAEHPAALWERIDVERGGQTIEAWLLKPFDFDESKKYPVVLDIHGGPNGHYGYSLSPNHQVLATAGYLVVYSNPRGSSSYGRTFTQMVTEDWGGEDFQDLMGVIDEVLKRPYADAERTGVTGYSYGGYMTAWTIGQTQRFKAAVCGAPCFDLESMYGTSDISHVFGELQWGGQPHVSTEWYAAHSPSTFAHRATTPTLIIHGEADERCPIGQGEQMFVALTKAGCETEFARYPGASHGFRRGGHAEHRRDCWQRTLDWFDTHL